Within Ipomoea triloba cultivar NCNSP0323 chromosome 9, ASM357664v1, the genomic segment NNNNNNNNNNNNNNNNNNNNNNNNNNNNNNNNNNNNNNNNNNNNNNNNNNNNNNNNNNNNNNNNNNNNNNNNNNNNNNNNNNNNNNNNNNNNNNNNNNNNNNNNNNNNNNNNNNNNNNNNNNNNNNNNNNNNNNNNNNNNNNNNNNNNNNNNNNNNNNNNNNNNNNNNNNNNNNNNNNNNNNNNNNNNNNNNNNNNNNNNNNNNNNNNNNNNNNNNNNNNNNNNNNNNNNNNNNNNNNNNNNNNNNNNNNNNNNNNNNNNNNNNNNNNNNNNNNNNNNNNNNNNNNNNNNNNNNNNNNNNNNNNNNNNNNNNNNNNNNNNNNNNNNNNNNNNNNNNNNNNNNNNNNNNNNNNNNNNNNNNNNNNNNNNNNNNNNNNNNNNNNNNNNNNNNNNNNNNNNNNNNNNNNNNNNNNNNNNNNNNNNNNNNNNNNNNNNNNNNNNNNNNNNNNNNNNNNNNNNNNNNNNNNNNNNNNNNNNNNNNNNNNNNNNNNNNNNNNNNNNNNNNNNNNNNNNNNNNNNNNNNNNNNNNNNNNNNNNNNNNNNNNNNNNNNNNNNNNNNNNNNNNNNNNNNNNNNNNNNNNNNNNNNNNNNNNNNNNNNNNNNNNNNNNNNNNNNNNNNNNNNNNNNNNNNNNNNNNNNNNNNNNNNNNNNNNNNNNNNNNNNNNNNNNNNNNNNNNNNNNNNNNNNNNNNNNNNNNNNNNNNNNNNNNNNNNNNNNNNNNNNNNNNNNNNNNNNNNNNNNNNNNNNNNNNNNNNNNNNNNNNNNNNNNNNNNNNNNNNNNNNNNNNNNNNNNNNNNNNNNNNNNNNNNNNNNNNNNNNNNNNNNNNNNNNNNNNNNNNNNNNNNNNNNNNNNNNNNNNNNNNNNNNNNNNNNNNNNNNNNNNNNNNNNNNNNNNNNNNNNNNNNNNNNNNNNNNNNNNNNNNNNNNNNNNNNNNNNNNNNNNNNNNNNNNNNNNNNNNNNNNNNNNNNNNNNNNNNNNAggaaaaggtaaaaaaaaaaaaaaaaaaaaaaaaaaaaaaaaaaaacttgaaagaaaaaggcatgatgTCATGAGCGAGATGGTCAAAATGGGTTTCAAAAACCTAGAAAACTCAAGCACAGTACAAGTCCTTATCAACCATACATTCCGCAGTCCTTATTAATGAAGCAAGGAACGACATAAGCATCTCTTATCACATATTTGCAAGGCTTTTTTCAattctttctcaattttttgCAACTTCTAAAGCAAGCCATAGAGAATCAAATTACCCCATCaaaaatatagttaattatttgGAAGTAATCCGAAGTTCCACGCTTCACCTTAGAGAGTTGAACTACCTCATCAAGGATAAAGTTAATGATTTGGAAGTAATTCAATGCTTTGCTCCTACGATGTTGGACTCAACAACAAAAAGGGATTTCAAGGACCTTTTAGTTTGATAATTTATTCACCTAACTCCTTCTATCCCTCAATTGGTTTCTTCAGGGAAAAGGCAATTAAAATAAACCTCACAAAGCTCTTCTTTTGCCTTAAACCATGCTAGTTTACCTTTTTGGACCAACTGCCATTTAAACCACAAATTAAAAGAACTTGTACATCCATGAGTTTGGCAACATAAAGGCCATTTAGTTCAAGTAGAGCTTAGCTAAGGATCATATATGAAAGAACTAAGGCTATGCTCAACTTTGTTACACCTAAGGGTTAAATGATAGGGTGAATTTGGTGGAAATATGAATGAATGTGTAAATAGTTGCCTTAATCATTCTAGAATCTCATGTGTGAGTGTGTGCTTAAGTGTGGCTCTAAACTCTCAAATGGGTTAAGTGCCAACTTCATAGAGCTTTTAAAGAAAAGGGGAAATTCCATACAAACTAAATCACATGGAAAtatgccaagaccttgtggtctagtggcacccgattacACTCCCATATgtgaggttgtgggttcgagcatcagtggaggcgatattgactctttgtgcttcagtaggttgagaaagaaaaatatgatgAAGCTGTCatgaattaataataaaatgataagataaacaaaaactcctcaaataccACGAGCGTGAGTACTATAAAGCTTTATGGCTAATTATTTTGGAAGTGTGGCTATATAGTGTATTAAATCTGTTTTACATAGTGAAGTAAACCTTACTTAGCAATGTTTTGCTAATTCCGTTGTTTTGTGTCTCTTTTATATGTGGTTTGCACAGGTGATTTATTAGATGGCCTGCTGAGAGCGTGCTTATAGTAGATTTTGTAGTTGTCATCCTTATGTATTCTTTTGGATATTATTAAATTCAGACttatttgattttgatattGTAAAGACCTATATTTTGAGAACTTTGGTTTAGCCTTACATCTAGCTATAGTTAGTTTAGATGTGGCGGTTTTACCCTCGTGATTTTTGTGGAGTTTTTGTTTATCTTATCAGTTAGAATGTgactagtttctaaataaagataattttatttttgaaaattctatttttggaaAGTTTCTATCTGTAGAGGTACTATCAATAGTAAGTTTTAGATTTGAAAAACTGAGGTGTTACGAAAAATAGCATCGATCCGAGTATACTGCAGACCTAAAATCAACATTTTCAATATAGCCAAAGCACAATCGATATATATGTAAATGAGAAATATTAGAAAAGAGTGCTCAACCCGAGAAGAAAATAGTTTAGCAGCAGTTACTACTAGGGATGACAATTAAACCCGCCCCCGACGGAGAAAACCGATACCCGCCCCGACGGGGGCGGGTTCGGGGAATTAATTCGGggaacgggggcggggatggggaaaaATTCCCAATCCtcgccggggacggggacggggagggtgatccccgccccgaccccgaccccattccccgccccgtccccgattcCTCGAATAGGtttatgttatattatattatatatatatatatatatatatatatatatatatatatatatatatatatatacatattaatatgtaaaagtatataagaaaataaaaccatAGAAGGAAATTAATTGACTAATGTTGCCTCTCTCTCATCTCTGCCTCTCCGCTCGCTGTCTCTCACCGTGATTTGCGTGACCTGCGTCTCTCTGGCTCTGCCCCCTACTGCTCACGGCTCACCGTCGACAGCCCAGTCTCACCATCATCGGTCATAGCCAAGCCGCCCCTTACTGCTCCCCGTCGACAACCCAGCCTCACCGGTCACCGCCCAGTTGCTGCCTACCGCTCATCGTCGACAACCTAGCCTCACAGGTCACCGCCCAGCCGCTGCCTACTGCGTGTCTCTGCCCCTACTTCTCACCGTCGGCCGCCCAGCCACTGCGAGTCTGCGACATCTCCAACAGTCCAACCCAGGtaattccttttttctttcaaCAAACCAAGATGCGTAATGATAGTAATAGTGTAATACCTCCTAATTGGAAACTTTGGGAGAAGTAATACATCCTAATTGGAAACTTAACATTTTCCCCTCTAAGGCTCTAACCATTAGTTGGctattgtttttaaatttttacagtATACATTTGTTAgcttattttgtttatttacagTATACAATTGGAAATTTACAGTATACAATTGGAagcttattttaatttttttttaaatttttacaatataaatttttatagtaTACATTAGGTAATTCCAATTCCATCAATACTTATTTAAAGAATATGTTTTAACTTATTTTGAGATAATTGTGTTAATTGTCAGTTTGTCACTTAGTTTAAAGAATATGTTTTAACTTATTTTGAGATCAGTGTGAATAATTTTGCTGTGTGTTTATATACTGTGTTGTGAAGCCTGAATTGTATAGTTCATGTATTTGATGTTTATATACTTTATACGTTATTGTTTAATAAGTATTTAAACATTCACATTCTTGAAACTAATTGTCCTTTATCATATACTATTTTAATACTTATTAGAATGGAAGGTGATAATTCCCATGTAGGCGGTTGTGATTCATTTACTCCAACGCCTATGAGCTCACTAGTAGAGTACCCTAATTCATCCCCCGTGGATTCACCTAGTGCTAGGAATGAAGCAAAAACTCAAGAAACTCAAGGAACTAGTCAAACTGTTGAAGGTGAGCTTCTTGTCTAgtctaatatttattaaatattaaatttacattttgttttttaaattagtcCAAACTGttgaagttgattttttttattattataaatcttGAAGGTGAGCGTGAGCCTCAAGTTGGTGAGAAAAGATTAAGGTCAACTGTTTGGGAACATTTTACAAAGATTAAAGTTAATGGGCTAAACAACGCGAAATGTAATTACTGTAAGAAACTACTTGGGGGAGAAAGTAAAAATGGTACAAAACATTTGCATGATCATCACAAGATTTGTAGAATGAGACCTTACTAACACTTAAGGCAATAAACACTGACCTTCAATAAAGACAAGGATGGAAATGTGAATGTAAACAATTATACATTTGACCCCATAGCTACTAGACAGGGACTTGGTCGGATGATTGTTAAGCACGAGTATTCACTCAATATGGTTGAGCATTCCGGTTTTAGGGAGTTCATGCAACTTGCTCAACCTTTGTTCAAGGTGCCTAGTCGGAATACAATTAGAGCGGACATTCTAAAGCAGTATGAGGGTCAAAAGACCACACTTGTTGAGTCTATGAATAGAAGCGCAAGTAGGGTTGCATTGACGACGGATATGTGGACTTCATTTAATGGAAAGAAGGGGTATATGGCTATTACAGCTCATTTTGTGGACAACAATTGGAGTctacataatttaattttgaggtATGTAcactttatgaaattatttatcttgCAAGTTGATTACTTaatgtgaaattttttattgtgtatttgtgttaggtttattatgtatttatgttaggTTTATTTATGTCCCGGCTCCACATACAGCATTGGCTCTTTCAAAAGAAATGTTGAAATGTGTTTTAGATTGGAATCTTGAGAGAAAGGTGTCTACAGTAACTGTTGATAATTGTTCAACTAATGATGCtttaataaataacatgttTTCTAAGCTTAATCGTAAGCATCTTTTATTTGGGGGAAAATTTTTCCATATGCGTTGTTGTGCACATATCTTGAATTTGATAGTGCAAGATGGGCTAAAAGTTATGGGGAATGGATTGGAAAGAGTTAGAGATAGTGTTGGTTTATGGTTAGCTACACCAAAAAGACAACAACTATTTAAAGAAAGTGCAACACATTTGGGCATAGAATACTCAAAACAGTTAGTTCAGGATTGTAAGACTCAATGGAATTCTACTTATTTGGTGCTTTCTGTTGCATTGCAATACAAAGATGTTTTTTACCGTTTGAAACAACAagagttttcttttctttgtgcACCATTTGAACAAGATTGGGAGTTAGCTGAGAACATTTGTGATAAATTGAAAGTCTTTTATAAAGCATcaaatgtattttatgaaagAAAATATCCAACTTCAAATGTTTTCTTCCTATTCATGTTTGAGATTAAGGTTAATTTGTGCGATTGGGTTGAGTCAACTGATTTGGTGATAGCAAATATAGCTAAGAGTATGCTTGCAAAGTTTGATAAATATTGGGAAGTGGTGCATGGGATTCTAGCTGTAGCTAATGTTCTTGATCCAAGGTATAAGTTAGGAGTTATTCAGTTCTTCTTTCAAACATTTTATGGAGATAAAGCTGCATCAGAAATTGAGAGGGTTAAGACATATTGCAATGATTTGTGCCGTGACTATGAGTGTTCTTCAATAGCAACATCTTCAAGTAAACACGTTCAATCTGTTGTTGGAGGGGAGAATTTGACTAAGGGTGACCCAGTTAGGGATAAATTGAAAACCTTTATGGAAAGTGCAACACATTTGGCTGAGACATCAGAGTTGGACTTGTATTTAGAGGCTAAGAGGTCACCATTTGATGATGATTTGGATGTTTTATCATGGTGGCAAACTAAAGGAAAGAAATATCCAACTTTGAGTAAGGTTGTAAAGGATTTATTAGCTATCCCGTTTCTACCGTTGTTTCAGAATATGCTTTCAATACTAGTGGTAGATTGTTGTCGCCTCTCGTAGTATACTTCATCCAGATATTTTGGAGGCACTTATGTGTTCTCAAAGTTGGTCGCTTGAAAGtaagaaattttatttcaacgaattatttttaattgattattcaTTACTTATTTACTTTAccattctaaaataatatttgtaggtttggaatattatgaaattgatgaagATTTACTCCTTCCTCAACAATTAGAAGCTTAGaggtatttattaaattatgttgtttaaaagtttaactaaatatatatatatcaagttattattcaaattattattatttttcaggtTATTACTGAAGAGTTACTACTTCAACGCTAGCCTTGAGAAGTGAGAAATGGAAATTGTAGatcatttgttttgttatgtactTGTATTTGGACTTTTTTGTTATGTACTGGACTTTGGactttgaactttgaactttGAAGAAGTTTGAAACAATTTTAAGTGTTTGAAGTTGgatattttaatgttatttgttTGAAAGTTGAACgtcttgaaaattttgatatttgtgATTTTGTAGTAAGCGTTGgatattttaatgttattaatctatgcattttaaatttgtacTATGAAAGTTGAAAGTgtttcttttagttttattaatctataattttaGACTTTGaagttgaatattattttatttttcaaatagacagaattcaaaaaaaaaaaacccgcgGGGATTCCCCATTACCGAAAAATCCCCACCGGGGAACGGGGTGGGGACGGGAAATGTGGTGATacttcggggacggggacggggatcccattccccgcccccgccccgccccgttgacatccctagtTACTACAGAAAAGATTAAAAGGTCTTGATAAAAAAGTAAACATAAACAGTACAAAGACTAGTAAAATATGGGTTGTTCAGAAATAGTCCAAAATGTCAAAGTGCAGTCAATCATCAGATATAAGAAAGTCAGAAGCTGTGAGAATTAGAGTGTCCATATTGAAACGGTTCCCAGCGAGGGTAGAAATGCTCATGTGGATAGAAGATTGCCCTCGAGCTAGCCTGCTGCTCGGTCGAAAAGAAGTTGTGGATCTCTACTATTGAAGTCTAGAGGTTTGCAATCCCCTCTGTCAACTATCCTACTGCTCATCCTGCATCATGTCTAGTCTAGCTAACAATTGCTTTTGAAAATGGGATAACTCCTCCACAACATGATGGGAACCTAAGCTTTCAACTTCATCTAACATTCGCTCATCGGTGCCTGCATCTTCAACTTTTGATGTTTTCGGTCACTTAGTCGGATGTCTTGGCACTGGTCTTCTGGGAATGTTTGCCACTACAACTAGATTAAACATCCTGAATAAGCCTACAATAGGGTTCTCCAGGGGAATCTGGTGCCCACAATTTCGCACTATCCTCGTGATAAATGATCTTACAAAGATCGAAGGAACCTTTGTTTAGAATTGACAACGAAAAAGATGTGCCACTACCACTCCCATATGAACGGGGACTTGCTTGATGATTCCATACAGGCACAGATAATCCATAGTAGAGACCTTAGTTCCCGAGTCCCTACCACATATAGGATGCGGAAGGACATAATAAACTACCTTATACTCCTCTTTTGTGAAATTAATTGTGGTGTTGGGGAGCGTGTGAAGGTCTAAGGAGACCCTAAGTCGCAAAACTTTCATCTTTGAACTCATTTTCATCCCGTAGAAATGTGAGTTGCTCAAAGTTTGCCTCCGGTGAGTATCCCTGAAAGGCATCGAAGTTTAGCGACCTGTTGAGGTTGTTCATTGTGAAATGCATCATCTGAGAACCCAATTTGAACGAGAGTGCCAAGGAACTTGGAACATTGAAGAGCCTCTGCACTTTCAATGTTATCATGATTCATGACCTCGTGGACAAGGCCAATGTGGATATCTTCCTTGAAATCAAATGGCAGGTGTCTCCACTCCAGGCTATTAAtacaaattatactgtggaccgcggTTTACAATGGATTGTGAATTGcgacatcaaaacgacgttgttttgattaatgaaaacatacaGATGAAATGGTCTCCGTTTCGCGCAACCGCaattctctttcaacacaactagctacagtatcagttcaacacaactacagttccagacAGAtaaaacggcctctgttccgcgcaactgcaatttcctttgaacacaactacagtataagttcaacacaactgcagtatcagttataaccatggtccacggtagaATAACTGGGCTATCAATTAGGTTGTTCACTGCTTCATCTAATCCAAAGGGTTTTAGAGACTCTAAGTAAATCAGCAGTAGCGATAGGATAGGAGTCTTCCTATACTGAATGTATCTTTCGATGAAGTCATTCTCTATAAAGTGAAGCATCCCTGGCTCGAAATTTTCCGATACTAATCGTGAGTTTCGTTGTGCTACCTACTTGGTTCTTCTCGGTAAAGTGAAACAATTTAAGCACAAAACTAGTCAAAGGATATCAGATTAACAATACTCATAAACAAAAATGATGATATTAAATCCATAGCACAAGCACCACAACAAAGGTCCAACAGTTGTCATAGTGTCAAAACATTATATGCAATAATCAACGCAAAAAAAGTCTCACAGTCACCCAATCAAACATATATTTCTTCAACATATTTTTCTCAAGAGTAGAAGTAGTGATATATATTGTAAATGGAAATGTTGTAACACCCCCCAAATACTAAAGctagaaataaaggaaataaagagaaaaatcaaagaaataaagttcaAATACCGAATTACTCGACAAAGCGAAAGTTGAAACCAACTACATAAGGGCTTTATGCCACACTTAGGTCATTCTAAACCCATATGCTAAGGCAAGGTCTATACTATAAATCCATAAACATCATAGTTAGAAAGGAACAAGCATAATCCAAGTGATTACAACACGATAGTCTATAACAATGTCCAAAGTCATAAGTCTAGTAACTGAAAGCTCGAACTAGCTAGAGAAAGGTAGAACTACATGACTAATCTATATCACGACGCTCTTGGGAGGAactctactccatacctgaaaaCATAATTTAGAAACATTAGCGAATAATGCTAAGTAAACCCACTCCAACATGTAAaactacatacatatactttGATATTCCAAAATAGATTTTGGAGCTGTAATACATATATGCATCAACTTGTCAACTCTATAGAAGGTTTCAAAAAGGATTATTTACCACAAGAGTAATAGAAACGAGTACCAATTCAAGAAAGAGATACAACAACAAACTACTCATTTCAAAACAGAATAAAGAGACAGTACATGAGAGATAACCACAGTATTAAATAAGGGAGTTTCATAATCGGAGTACTAATCAAGGAGAATAATAGATATCGcagtaaaataggaaattcaagtcTCATTATCAAATATCAGCATAGCATAGTGACACATGGGTAGAAATATCTCAATCAACATCAACCACAACACCAACACCACAACCAACCTTAACACCAATTCCAACACTcaacataatcattataatggAGCCAGAGCTCATGCCGCCAATCTCAAAGGAGCAGAAGTTCATACCACCAATCTCAAAGGAGCTGAAGCTCATACTGGCAATCTCAAAGGAGCTGAAGCTCATACCCCCAATCTCATAACAACACCACAATGTCTCAAAATAAGTCCCAACACTGTCCAAATTAGCATATTAACCTCAACAATGAATTCATCTCAACAGACACATGTCCACAAGGCAAAGGATTCAAATGGATTCCAAAAGAGAGATACAAATATGAATAGATCAAGGGTAATACTTCCAGCTCATATCAAGATAAGGATTATCAAGAAGACCACACTAGAGCCAAGGAATCAATACCAAAAGCATAACGAACATTAAATACCCTTAGGAATGAATAAAGGAATCGAGACACAGATTTTAAcattgttggttttatctccAACGGAATGGTCGAACGGCAAGCCAACACCACCGAAAAATCGACTAACACAATCGAAAAACTAGAGTAACTTTTTAGCCCTCTTTGTATTACGAATTGCCTTTGAGTACAATGAATTCTTTATGCCTCTCTCGAGGCctagaacccctatttatacaagctaggaGGGATTTCTCCCTTAAGAAACTTCCAAACTACTTTAGAAACTCTTTCCTTGTTACAATTAGGCACTTTCCTAATCTATCTCGACCTTCATTCCGTATCTCCCGTCTTCCGCCGCCACACTCTTTAGGAAACCTGCATAATCGCCTGTCCTACACCGCTCTTCTTGCACAGCCTTACTTGCCTCGGCCCCTTCTAGGTCGGTCTAGTCCAATTCATCTTCTTCCTACCCTTTTGGCCCGACATTTCCTCCATGGTAATTAGTTGTTTCAATAGTTATGTTCAATCACTCTCAGTCTAAGATTTTAAGCTGCCTTGCCACTTTCTCAATGACCCTTCGACCGACCGACCTTCGCCGTGTCATCATATCTTCCTTCAAGCATTCTCTCCCTCTGCATCGGTCGTCCTTACTTCCTACCCCGAGCTCCTGGTACCGAGCCTTAGCCTATCCTCCATCATATAGTCCCTCATTTTCCTAAGCTCCGCAAAGCACGGCTCGGGGAAATGCATTGTTCCTCTATACTTAGGAAAGTTTTTTATTCTCGAGTCTCTTTCTTTCCTGAGTTACATGAAGTACGACTCGGAAAAGTATTGCTAGCTCGTCCTCTGCCATCGACCCATCTCCTATACGCATTCATCGTCTCAAGCTGGCTTTTActttgagaaatttttttttactcccCCCCCACCGGTCCCTCACTTTCCCGAGTTACGCAAAGCACGACTCGGAAAAGTAATTGCGACCGGGTTTCTCTTGCAATGGTCGTCGCTCGTGCCTGCTCGAGCTTTAGTTTTTAGCCCTATCTCCTCACTGTCCCATCAGTCAAGTCTCACGTATTTAATACCTTTGATCCTTATCTTTTATCAAACAGTGTGTTTTTGACACTATCACATCAGCTTTATTATACCTACTCGAGTGCGACTACCGAGTGCTATTCTCCAAGCAAATaattcccctataaataccggTGTTGCTTCCATTTTTGCTCATCCACCCTCATTTAAGAACTTACCATGTGGACTAATCCAGATCATCCATTTGGGCTTATCTAACGGTTATGAATGCAACTGCACAACAAAGTGGGCGAGATGCacaacattcacacattcaatgcacaacaaactgagacAGAATCCACAACAAACTGAGAACGAATGCACAATAAACTAAGAACGAATACACAACAAAATGAGTACGAATGCAAAACAAACTAAGCgcgaaaaattaaatctattacaTATAACTACTCACaaccattgaattatttaaatcaaaggATTAGATAAGTCCACAAGGTCCTCACCTAACTATAGGTCCTCATTTGATccttaatctatatatatatatatatatacatatatatatatatatataggattttgATCCAGTGAGACATTCTGAGATCCCATCgtgattatcaatttttttaatggttgaGATTTGatggtttttttattttattttttctcgtTATGATATAAGGATGGGTTGTTTAGTCTTTTCACATATTTGTGttaatttattactattttGAATTATGTGTTATTTTGAAGTTGTTTACTTTTGTGATTGGTCTTCATAGCCATGCTAGTCTTCCTGGTTCTTCTTTCTAAGCATTCTTTGCAAAACTTATCAGCACTGGCGTTTAGTTTCTTCGCGAAAATAAGGCGTGTGTCTCTTCAGTCTCCATGGCTGGGCCTTCTAACAGGCGGTCCAAGCGGCTTAGGAGGAGTTCGTTTGGTGGCGTTCCAAGTATTTTTCGATTTTTTAATGTTGTTTTGGGGGTTTTTTGTTTCTGGTTTTgggtttggttcaagttatgggTTTGGACAAGGGTAAGGGATGCGACAGTGTGTACAGGGGGGGGGGGTTTACGGCGACGATTGCAATTGTGTGGTTTTGTTTTACCGGCGCTGGGGTGGGGGAAGGGTTATACATGGGATGAGGGGAGGGGGTGTTGTGGGTAGATTTTGGGTTTGTGTTTTTGGTTTTcgatttttggtttttttttactGTGGCGATTGCGATTGTGTGGTTTTGTTTTACCGGCGCTGGGTGGGAGAAGGGTTATACGTGGGATGGGAGGAGGGGGTGTTGTGGGTAGATTCTGGGTTTGGGTTTTTGGTTTGTTTTACTATGTTTTCTAGGTTGGTTCgtgcttttgttttcttttttttttttaattcatgaaTTACATTCACTATTTGTATATAAGTCGAGATCAAAATGCCAATTTTTTCCATTTCATGTAAAAGTAgtaagctataggttggactTTTTAGAGTATCTTGTGATATGAACACAACTACGTATGTACATATAATGTTTGCATATATCCCAACGCAAGCATCTTCATCTCTCTCTGTTAGCACTTTTAAATATTGACTTCATAAAAAGAACAGAAATTACATGGGACTTTTACCCACCACCTCATTTCACATTAGAAAATTTGTTATAGAGTTTTTTTATGGCAAAATTAACTTATGGTGGCAGTGTGGGGGTATGTTTGCAGCATATATTTGCAAAGAAATTGAGGGGACTGTGTTTAGCTATGCGTTTGTATGCAGGTGCGTGCGTATCATTTTGTGGTAGGTGCGGACTATTTTCTGTGTTGGAATTAAGTGAAATTGGTTTATATGGAAATACCAAATGTTTGTGCGGTTAGTTTGAATATGACTTTGTCAATTTGAAAAAGTTTTCTACATTAAAGGAAATATCTCTTTATAccatgttttttttgtttgtgatCAGTTTGTGCTGGACAGGCTTGGTGTGTGTGCGTAGTTACCCATCATAATTTGGGTCCGTGTAATTTATGTT encodes:
- the LOC116029614 gene encoding zinc finger BED domain-containing protein RICESLEEPER 2-like gives rise to the protein MVEHSGFREFMQLAQPLFKVPSRNTIRADILKQYEGQKTTLVESMNRSASRVALTTDMWTSFNGKKGYMAITAHFVDNNWSLHNLILRFIYVPAPHTALALSKEMLKCVLDWNLERKVSTVTVDNCSTNDALINNMFSKLNRKHLLFGGKFFHMRCCAHILNLIVQDGLKVMGNGLERVRDSVGLWLATPKRQQLFKESATHLGIEYSKQLVQDCKTQWNSTYLVLSVALQYKDVFYRLKQQEFSFLCAPFEQDWELAENICDKLKVFYKASNVFYERKYPTSNVFFLFMFEIKVNLCDWVESTDLVIANIAKSMLAKFDKYWEVVHGILAVANVLDPRYKLGVIQFFFQTFYGDKAASEIERVKTYCNDLCRDYECSSIATSSSKHVQSVVGGENLTKGDPVRDKLKTFMESATHLAETSELDLYLEAKRSPFDDDLDVLSWWQTKGKKYPTLRNIDEVNQNVMVDTTSFDDFVSPAVVLAPRAQPNPPLDDSDNGVAGEEEDDTHPVRELVGGGTSVKTVDEEFVDKIGVLVAAVDDMLQFLECHLGQSSRLDTFGWVVSVARKILMLFDQSGRSVAEPHRNLGVGQRRWMTICGAIQTISVQLRRLRGRLSRTSQLNRFLPLVLV